The Balneola sp. MJW-20 genome window below encodes:
- a CDS encoding glycoside hydrolase family 9 protein has product MLPILSGLIVSGCKKAAPIDNIKINNVGYDIKDEKAGFITGVFADSFQVIDAKTERVVLDAEVTSDPVFDDLSGDYMQKVDFSELMNEGAYRLKINGLPKVSGVFEISEDPYSNGAIMVLRSFYLHRCGISITEGDWERPFCHLKPAYVYADESKERKVQGGWHDAGDYNKFTVTHNIAIAYLLMQYLDNPAKYIDGQLNLPESGNHIPDILDEIKWGLDWLIKMQDESGGLNHKVSIKEWTGENLPQDETDQQYIFRISSTGTAGAAAVFAMASSVYEKYDRAYSENLKNRAIRAWEYLEENEELSAAGGFINPEGVTGGEYGDKVDTDERLWASVELFKVTGEIQYLNYFNNNYGSSFSVLSWLNLINLAYYSYLNLSPKTDGVDPDIYNDLQNRMLSYGNSILKKMNESGYAYSLKENEFYWGSNSVAMGYSFDLIQIYKLTIEDKYREAALNQLHYALGRNPLGLSFVTGLGFRSVQDPYHQLSKLQGNGIPVPGMLVGGANYFSRLNGEMLSPYAAKSYEDSFRNYMVNEPAINYTASFSYTIGYFSDLGFAINQ; this is encoded by the coding sequence TATAAAGGATGAAAAGGCCGGATTTATTACCGGAGTATTTGCAGATAGTTTTCAGGTTATCGATGCTAAAACAGAAAGGGTTGTTCTTGACGCTGAAGTAACTTCCGATCCGGTTTTTGATGACCTCTCAGGTGATTACATGCAGAAGGTTGATTTCAGTGAGCTTATGAATGAGGGAGCATATAGGCTCAAAATCAATGGGTTACCAAAAGTATCAGGTGTTTTTGAGATATCTGAAGATCCCTACAGTAATGGTGCTATTATGGTATTGAGAAGTTTTTATCTACACAGATGTGGTATTTCAATTACCGAAGGAGACTGGGAGAGACCTTTTTGTCACCTTAAACCTGCATATGTATATGCAGATGAAAGTAAAGAAAGAAAAGTCCAGGGTGGATGGCATGATGCCGGCGACTATAACAAATTTACAGTTACCCATAATATTGCTATAGCCTACTTATTGATGCAATATCTGGATAATCCGGCTAAATATATTGACGGGCAACTGAACCTGCCGGAATCCGGAAATCATATTCCGGATATCCTGGATGAGATAAAGTGGGGGCTGGATTGGCTGATTAAAATGCAGGATGAATCCGGCGGACTGAATCATAAGGTTTCCATCAAAGAGTGGACCGGAGAAAACCTTCCCCAGGATGAGACAGATCAGCAGTATATATTTCGCATAAGCAGTACCGGAACAGCGGGGGCTGCTGCAGTATTTGCTATGGCCTCATCCGTATATGAAAAATATGATAGGGCATACTCGGAAAATTTAAAAAACCGTGCTATACGAGCATGGGAGTATTTGGAAGAAAATGAAGAATTATCTGCAGCTGGTGGTTTTATAAACCCTGAAGGAGTAACAGGGGGGGAATATGGTGATAAAGTTGATACTGACGAACGTCTTTGGGCTTCGGTTGAATTGTTTAAGGTTACCGGAGAAATACAGTACCTGAACTATTTTAATAATAATTACGGCAGCTCATTTAGTGTTTTGAGCTGGCTAAATCTTATAAACCTCGCCTACTATTCCTACCTGAATCTGAGCCCGAAGACAGATGGTGTGGATCCGGATATATATAATGATCTGCAGAACAGAATGCTTTCTTATGGTAATTCAATACTTAAGAAAATGAATGAAAGCGGATATGCTTATTCGCTGAAGGAAAATGAATTCTACTGGGGTTCAAACAGTGTGGCAATGGGTTATTCATTTGACCTTATTCAAATCTATAAACTCACGATCGAGGATAAGTACCGGGAAGCAGCGTTAAATCAACTGCATTATGCTCTTGGAAGAAATCCACTCGGGCTTTCATTTGTAACAGGCCTGGGATTCAGATCAGTACAGGATCCGTATCATCAATTATCAAAGTTACAGGGAAACGGCATTCCGGTGCCGGGCATGTTGGTGGGAGGGGCTAACTATTTCTCCAGGTTAAACGGGGAAATGCTTTCACCATATGCGGCTAAAAGCTATGAGGATTCATTCAGGAATTATATGGTGAATGAGCCTGCAATAAACTATACAGCTTCGTTCAGTTATACGATAGGGTATTTTTCAGATCTAGGTTTCGCTATAAATCAATAA
- a CDS encoding glycosyltransferase family 2 protein, with protein sequence MIIIEIIQLVLLSLTGIFILYVFFLSVFALMAKKRKDFEADSQRKFAVVIPAHNEEIMISQTLYSAFSMIYPKNSYEIFVVADNCEDHTAEIAEKIGATVLERNHETDHGKGYALRWAFSKVIEMKKFDAIVVIDADTQISGNFLKVMNYYMEQGAKVIQSSDVVQPQPNVWSSEMTRIGFTLYNIVRPLGRSFLGLSMGLRGNGMCFDVNVLKETPWEAYSLTEDIEYGILLMLKGHHIKFAPEATVTAKMPEKAKNAESQRARWEIGRYPIMRRYSFPLIKAFFSKRSLSYLDTFIDLIMPPMVNLLLVICVFMGINTLLAVVGLTAFWPFALAWFSIFLIALAHLFIGFKAAKVDRNLYVALAHVPKYAIWKFLLYAKAIFKAKEDKWIRTSRESSSNVDQVV encoded by the coding sequence ATGATAATAATAGAGATCATACAATTAGTGCTGCTCAGTTTAACGGGGATATTTATCCTCTACGTATTTTTTCTGAGTGTGTTTGCCCTTATGGCAAAAAAGAGAAAAGATTTTGAGGCGGATAGCCAGAGAAAGTTTGCAGTTGTAATACCGGCGCATAATGAAGAGATAATGATTTCACAGACTCTTTATAGTGCTTTTTCTATGATCTATCCAAAGAATTCCTATGAGATCTTTGTGGTGGCAGATAACTGTGAAGATCATACCGCTGAGATCGCCGAGAAAATAGGGGCAACGGTACTGGAAAGGAACCATGAAACCGATCATGGTAAAGGATATGCACTAAGGTGGGCTTTCAGCAAGGTAATTGAGATGAAAAAGTTTGATGCGATTGTTGTGATTGATGCAGATACTCAAATTTCAGGCAATTTTCTGAAAGTCATGAATTACTATATGGAGCAGGGGGCAAAGGTAATTCAGAGTAGTGATGTGGTTCAGCCTCAACCCAATGTCTGGAGTAGTGAAATGACACGAATAGGCTTCACGCTGTATAATATAGTAAGGCCACTTGGAAGAAGTTTCCTGGGTTTGTCGATGGGATTACGCGGGAATGGCATGTGCTTTGATGTGAATGTTCTAAAGGAAACTCCCTGGGAAGCTTATTCTTTGACCGAAGACATCGAGTACGGAATTTTATTAATGCTGAAAGGGCATCATATTAAGTTTGCTCCGGAAGCAACCGTTACTGCGAAGATGCCGGAAAAGGCTAAAAATGCAGAATCTCAGCGGGCTCGCTGGGAAATAGGAAGGTATCCAATTATGAGGAGGTATAGCTTTCCTCTGATCAAAGCATTTTTCAGTAAGAGATCGTTGTCTTATCTGGACACATTTATTGACCTGATCATGCCGCCTATGGTAAATCTTTTGCTGGTGATCTGTGTGTTTATGGGAATAAACACACTATTAGCAGTAGTCGGTTTAACTGCTTTCTGGCCTTTTGCTCTGGCCTGGTTTAGTATTTTCCTGATCGCCTTAGCTCATCTGTTCATTGGTTTCAAAGCTGCAAAGGTAGATAGAAACCTGTATGTTGCTCTAGCTCATGTTCCTAAATACGCCATCTGGAAGTTTTTGCTTTATGCAAAAGCTATATTCAAGGCCAAAGAGGATAAATGGATAAGGACCTCCAGGGAGTCATCATCCAACGTTGATCAGGTAGTCTGA